In the genome of Meles meles chromosome 4, mMelMel3.1 paternal haplotype, whole genome shotgun sequence, one region contains:
- the NR1D2 gene encoding nuclear receptor subfamily 1 group D member 2 — MEVNAGGVIAYISSSSSASSPASCHSEGSENSFQSSSSSVPSSPNSSNSDNNGNPKNGDLSNIEGILKNDRIDCSMKTSKSSAPGMTKSHSGVTKFSGMVLLCKVCGDVASGFHYGVHACEGCKGFFRRSIQQNIQYKKCLKNENCSIMRMNRNRCQQCRFKKCLSVGMSRDAVRFGRIPKREKQRMLIEMQSAMKTMMNSQFSGHLQNDTLEHHEQTTLPAQEQLRPKPQLEQENIKSSSPSTDFAKDEVIGMVTRAHKDTFMYNQEQRENSAETMQPQRERIPKGMEQYNLNHDHCGSGLSNHFPCSESQQHLNGQYKGRNIMHYPNGHAICIANGHCMNFSNAYTQRVCDRVSIDGFSQNENKNSYLCNTGGRMHLVCPMSKSPYVDPHKSGHEIWEEFSMSFTPAVKEVVEFAKRIPGFRDLSQHDQVNLLKAGTFEVLMVRFASLFDAKERTVTFLSGKKYSVDDLHSMGAGDLLNSMFEFSEKLNALQLSDEEMSLFTAVVLVSADRSGIENVNSVEALQETLIRALRTLIMKNHPNEASIFTKLLLKLPDLRSLNNMHSEELLAFKVHP, encoded by the exons ATGGAGGTGAATGCGG GAGGTGTGATCGCCTATATCAGTTCTTCCAGCTCAGCCTCTAGCCCTGCCTCTTGTCACAGTGAAGGTTCTGAGAACAGTTTCcagtcctcttcctcctctgttccATCTTCTCCAAATAGCTCAAATTCTGATAACAATGGTAATCCCAAAAATGGTGATCTCTCCAATATTGAAGGCATCCTGAAGAATGATCGAATAGATTGTTCTATGAAAACAAGCAAATCGAGTGCACCTGGGATGACAAAGAGTCATAGTGGAGTGACGA AATTTAGTGGCATGGTTCTACTGTGTAAAGTCTGTGGGGATGTGGCATCAGGATTCCACTATGGAGTTCATGCTTGTGAAGGCTGTAAG GGTTTCTTTCGGAGAAGCATTCAGCAAAACATTCAGTACAAGAAGTGCCTGAAGAATGAAAACTGTTCTATAATGAGAATGAATAGAAACAGATGTCAGCAGTGTCGCTTCAAAAAGTGTCTGTCTGTTGGAATGTCGAGAGATG ctGTTCGGTTTGGTCGTATTCCTAAGCGTGAAAAACAGAGGATGCTAATTGAAATGCAGAGCGCAATGAAGACTATGATGAACAGCCAGTTCAGTGGTCATTTGCAGAATGACACTTTGGAACATCATGAACAGACAACCTTACCAGCCCAGGAACAGCTGCGACCTAAGCCCCAGCTGGAACAAGAAAACATCAAAAGCTCTTCTCCCTCTACTGATTTTGCAAAGGATGAAGTGATTGGCATGGTGACCAGGGCGCACAAGGATACCTTTATGTATAATCAGGAGCAGCGAGAAAACTCAGCAGAGACCATGCAGCCTCAGAGAGAACGGATTCCCAAGGGCATGGAGCAATATAATTTAAATCATGACCATTGTGGCAGTGGGCTTAGCAACCATTTTCCATGTAGTGAGAGCCAGCAGCACCTCAATGGACAGTACAAAGGGAGGAACATAATGCATTATCCAAATGGGCATGCCATTTGTATTGCAAATGGACATTGTATGAACTTCTCCAATGCTTATACTCAACGAGTATGTGATAGAGTTTCGATAGATGGATTTTCTCAGAATGAGAACAAGAATAGTTACCTGTGCAACACTGGAGGGAGAATGCATCTG GTTTGTCCAATGAGTAAGTCTCCATATGTGGATCCTCATAAATCTGGGCATGAAATCTGGGAAGAATTTTCAATGAGCTTCACCCCAGCAGTGAAAGAAGTGGTGGAATTTGCAAAGCGTATTCCTGGATTCAGAGATCTCTCTCAGCATGACCAGGTCAACCTTTTGAAGGCTGGGACTTTCGAG gtttTAATGGTACGGTTTGCGTCATTGTTTGATGCAAAGGAGCGTACGGTCACCTTTTTAAGTGGGAAGAAATACAGTGTTGATGATTTACACTCAATGGGAGCAGGGGATCTGCTAAACTCTATGTTTGAATTTAGTGAGAAGCTAAATGCCCTCCAACTTAGTGATGAAGAGATGAGTTTGTTTACGGCTGTTGTCCTGGTATCTGCAG ATCGATCTGGAATAGAAAACGTCAACTCTGTGGAGGCTTTGCAGGAAACTCTCATCCGTGCACTAAGGACCTTAATAATGAAAAACCATCCAAACGAGGCCTCTATTTTTACAAAACTTCTTCTAAAGTTGCCAGATCTTCGATCTTTAAACAACATGCACTCTGAGGAGCTCTTGGCCTTTAAAGTTCACCCCTAA